The Raphanus sativus cultivar WK10039 chromosome 2, ASM80110v3, whole genome shotgun sequence genome includes a region encoding these proteins:
- the LOC108820712 gene encoding transcription factor TGA5, which yields MGDTSPRTSGSTDGDMDQNNLMYDGGHVGESSDRSKEKLDQKTVRRLAQNREAARKSRLRKKAYVQQLENSRLKLTQLEQELQRARQQGVFISSSGDQSHSTTGNGAMAFDAEYRRWQEDKNRKMKEMSSALDSHASEAELRIIVEAVLAHYEELFRIKSNAAKNDVFHLLSGMWKTPAERCFLWLGGFRSSDLLKLIASQVEPLTEQQSQDLNNLQESSQQAEDALSQGMDSLQQSLSETLSSGTLGSSSSGNVANYMGQMAMAMGKLGTLEGFIRQADNLRLQTYQQMLRKLTTRQSARALLAIHEYSLRLRALSSLWLARPRE from the exons ATGGGAGATACTAGTCCAAGAACATCAGGCTCAACAGATGGAGACATGGATCAAAACAACCTAATG TACGATGGAGGGCACGTGGGTGAATCTAGCGACCGTTCAAAGGAGAAACTGGATCAAAAG ACGGTTCGTAGGCTCGCTCAAAACCGTGAGGCTGCAAGGAAAAGCAGATTGAGGAAGAAA GCATATGTTCAGCAGCTAGAGAACAGCCGGTTGAAGCTAACACAGCTTGAGCAGGAGCTGCAAAGAGCAAGGCAACAG GGTGTCTTTATCTCAAGCTCTGGAGACCAATCCCATTCTACTACTGGAAATG GAGCAATGGCGTTTGATGCAGAGTACAGACGGTGGCAGGAAGATAAAAACAGAAAGATGAAGGAGATGAGTTCTGCTTTGGATTCTCATGCGAGCGAAGCTGAGCTTAGGATAATCGTTGAAGCAGTGTTGGCTCACTACGAGGAGCTTTTCAGGATAAAAAGCAACGCAGCTAAGAACGATGTCTTCCATTTACTATCAGGGATGTGGAAAACACCTGCTGAGAGATGTTTCTTGTGGCTTGGCGGTTTCCGCTCATCAGACCTTCTCAAG CTTATAGCGAGTCAGGTGGAGCCATTGACAGAACAACAGTCACAAGACCTAAACAACTTGCAAGAGTCTTCTCAACAAGCAGAAGATGCATTGTCTCAAGGGATGGACAGCTTACAGCAATCACTCTCTGAGACTTTATCAAGCGGGACTCTCGGTTCGAGCTCGTCAGGGAACGTAGCTAACTACATGGGTCAGATGGCCATGGCGATGGGGAAGTTAGGTACCCTTGAAGGATTCATCCGCCAG GCTGATAACTTGAGGCTACAAACATATCAACAGATGTTAAGAAAGTTAACAACGAGACAATCAGCTAGGGCTCTCCTAGCGATACATGAGTATTCATTGCGGTTACGTGCTCTTAGCTCTCTATGGCTTGCTAGACCAAGAGAGTGA
- the LOC108820725 gene encoding protein MIZU-KUSSEI 1-like, whose product MATPPLTPRMLTPTTLSPLGSPRSQQKKSTATVMPEITLEQPSSKTTKSPGSKSTKLLRRVRSAFRSLPIMSPMCKLPMGGARLHENHVHGGTRVTGTLFGYRKTRVNLAVQENPRSLPILLLELAIPTGKLLQDLGVGLVRIALECEKKPSEKTKIVDEPIWALYCNGKKSGYGVKREATEEDLVVMQMLHAVSMGAGVLPVTSGGGGGGGGGGEGDLTYMRAHFERVIGSRDSETYYMMNPDGNSGPELSIFFVRV is encoded by the coding sequence ATGGCAACACCACCGTTAACTCCAAGGATGCTAACCCCAACAACACTATCACCTCTCGGCAGCCCACGCtcccaacaaaaaaaatcaaccgCCACCGTAATGCCCGAGATCACGCTCGAGCAACCCTCGAGCAAGACCACCAAATCCCCCGGCTCCAAATCGACGAAACTCCTCCGCCGCGTCCGCTCCGCCTTCCGCTCCCTCCCGATCATGTCCCCGATGTGCAAGCTCCCCATGGGAGGCGCCCGGCTCCACGAGAACCACGTCCACGGAGGCACGCGCGTGACCGGTACCCTCTTCGGGTACCGGAAGACGCGCGTGAACCTCGCGGTACAGGAGAACCCTCGCTCTCTTCCCATCCTCCTGCTGGAGCTGGCCATCCCGACGGGGAAGCTGCTGCAGGACCTCGGGGTCGGGCTGGTGAGGATCGCGCTCGAGTGCGAGAAGAAGCCGAGCGAGAAGACGAAGATAGTTGACGAGCCGATATGGGCACTGTACTGTAACGGGAAGAAGTCAGGGTACGGGGTTAAGAGAGAGGCCACGGAGGAGGATTTGGTTGTGATGCAGATGCTTCATGCTGTGTCGATGGGAGCTGGTGTGTTGCCTGTGACGAGTGGcgggggaggaggaggaggagggggagGAGAAGGAGATTTGACTTATATGAGAGCGCATTTTGAGAGAGTGATCGGGTCGAGAGACTCGGAGACTTATTACATGATGAACCCTGATGGTAACAGTGGTCCTGAGCTCAGTATTTTCTTCGTTCGGGTTTAA
- the LOC108840151 gene encoding cytosolic sulfotransferase 15-like: MATSSIKTIPIMAIPNFNVCHKLELLKEEGKSLDPKRQEGEEEEGLSYEFQEMLESLPKERGWRTRHLYLFQGFWCQSKEIQAIMSFQKHFKSVQNDVVIATIPKSGTTWLKALTFTLLNRDRFDPVVASTTDHPLLTSNPHDLVPFLEYKLYANGDVPDLSGLASPRTFATHVPFGSLKDSIEKPGVKVVYLCRNPLDTFISSWHYTNSIKSESVSPVSLEEGFDLYCRGVIGFGPFWEHMLGYWKESLKRPDKVLFLRYEDLKQDIESNLKKLASFLGIPFTEEEEGKGVVKAITELCSFESLKKLEVNKGGKSIKNFENRHLFRKGEVSDWINYLSPQQAERLSALVDDKLAGTGLTFRYC; encoded by the coding sequence ATGGCTACCTCAAGCATCAAGACCATCCCAATAATGGCGATTCCAAACTTCAACGTCTGCCACAAGCTCGAGCTTCTCAAAGAAGAAGGCAAAAGCCTTGACCCGAAACGccaagaaggagaagaagaagaagggctAAGCTACGAGTTCCAAGAGATGTTGGAGTCTCTTCCTAAGGAGAGAGGTTGGAGAACTCGCCACCTTTACCTATTCCAAGGGTTTTGGTGCCAATCCAAGGAGATTCAAGCTATCATGTCCTTCCAAAAACATTTCAAGTCGGTCCAAAACGACGTCGTCATTGCAACCATACCAAAATCGGGTACAACATGGCTAAAAGCTTTAACGTTTACACTCCTTAACCGAGACCGGTTTGATCCGGTGGTTGCCTCGACTACCGACCACCCTCTCCTCACTTCAAACCCTCATGACCTAGTACCTTTCTTGGAGTACAAGCTTTACGCGAACGGAGATGTTCCTGATCTCTCCGGTCTAGCCAGTCCAAGAACGTTTGCCACCCACGTCCCTTTCGGTTCTCTGAAGGATTCCATCGAGAAACCAGGCGTTAAGGTCGTGTACTTATGTCGGAACCCGTTAGACACGTTCATCTCCTCGTGGCATTACACCAACAGCATAAAGTCGGAGTCCGTGAGTCCCGTCTCGTTGGAAGAAGGGTTTGATCTGTACTGCCGAGGAGTGATAGGTTTTGGTCCGTTCTGGGAACACATGTTGGGATACTGGAAAGAGAGCTTGAAGAGACCAGATAAAGTCTTGTTCTTACGTTACGAAGATCTCAAACAAGACATAGAGTCTAACTTGAAGAAGCTAGCAAGTTTCTTGGGCATTCCTTTcacggaagaagaggaaggaaaGGGTGTTGTGAAGGCAATCACGGAGCTGTGTAGCTTCGAGAGTTTAAAGAAGTTGGAGGTGAACAAGGGAGGTAAATCGATCAAGAACTTTGAGAATAGGCACTTGTTTAGGAAAGGAGAAGTGAGTGACTGGATTAACTATCTGTCGCCTCAACAAGCTGAGAGATTGTCAGCTTTAGTGGATGACAAATTAGCTGGAACTGGTCTTACTTTCAGGTACTGCTGA